The Hydrogenobacter thermophilus TK-6 genome window below encodes:
- a CDS encoding tetratricopeptide repeat protein, giving the protein MSWREVFPQPVGILPFPFDFLILPHSNLWQEHIPTVLLLKLEGLPSEWKFILSLKEKDWKQALQNILSISEEDVKNYNLSLITGSKQTVKDKTLAYLLDIVFSDRFDIRDMGRDDLNALVLYRKAQLLEGEGKIEDAIAMIENALRLVRDLSPLFYANLLLKKAKLFMEHKGVNYAVLALLEELEEKLSEADFLRAEVQFNLGNAYSSLGNLSKAISYYWKALDFFTVDKDPYMYALINNNMGLAYLSSDVSDLEDQVRLAYGVQSLRNALKVFTKERYPKEWASTTMNYANALQYLPTANPAKNLLKAVELYREVLDYRKEVGDELGYARTLANMGNALAHLGRLFEARRHLIEAFEIFKKYGMEEEMNGIREVLEEIHMLMEARHDGGA; this is encoded by the coding sequence ATGAGCTGGAGGGAGGTTTTCCCTCAACCTGTAGGTATACTTCCCTTCCCCTTTGACTTTCTCATACTTCCCCACTCAAACCTCTGGCAGGAGCATATACCAACTGTCCTTCTTTTAAAACTTGAAGGTCTGCCATCCGAGTGGAAGTTTATCTTATCTTTAAAGGAGAAAGATTGGAAGCAAGCTCTCCAGAACATACTCAGTATAAGCGAGGAAGATGTGAAGAACTATAACCTCTCGCTGATCACAGGAAGTAAGCAAACGGTGAAGGATAAGACTCTTGCATACCTGCTTGATATTGTGTTTTCAGACAGATTTGACATCAGAGATATGGGCAGGGATGACTTGAATGCCCTTGTACTTTACAGGAAAGCTCAGCTACTTGAAGGTGAAGGGAAGATAGAAGATGCCATTGCGATGATTGAGAATGCTCTAAGGCTCGTCAGGGACCTTTCTCCTCTCTTTTATGCAAACCTTCTCCTGAAAAAGGCAAAACTCTTTATGGAACATAAAGGAGTAAACTATGCGGTTCTTGCCTTGCTTGAAGAGCTGGAAGAAAAACTATCAGAGGCTGACTTCTTGAGAGCGGAGGTGCAGTTTAATCTGGGAAATGCTTACTCTTCTTTGGGTAATCTGTCTAAGGCAATAAGCTACTACTGGAAGGCACTTGACTTCTTCACTGTGGACAAAGACCCCTACATGTACGCTTTGATAAACAATAACATGGGGCTTGCTTATCTCTCCTCGGATGTTAGCGACCTTGAGGACCAGGTTAGACTGGCTTATGGGGTGCAGAGCCTCAGAAATGCGCTCAAGGTGTTTACCAAGGAGAGGTATCCAAAGGAGTGGGCAAGCACTACCATGAATTACGCCAACGCGCTTCAGTACCTGCCCACAGCCAACCCTGCAAAAAACCTTCTGAAGGCTGTAGAGCTCTACAGGGAGGTGTTGGATTATCGCAAAGAGGTTGGGGATGAGTTAGGCTATGCGCGCACCCTGGCTAACATGGGTAATGCTCTGGCACATCTTGGCAGGCTCTTTGAAGCAAGAAGGCATCTTATAGAAGCCTTTGAAATATTTAAAAAGTACGGTATGGAGGAGGAGATGAACGGTATAAGAGAGGTACTGGAAGAGATACATATGCTTATGGAGGCTCGCCATGACGGAGGAGCTTAG
- a CDS encoding hydrogenase maturation protease yields MRKVVIVGCGNPIRGDDGVGPRLIRYLWERGLPPHIKLVDGGTSGIDVVFHMEGADEVVFVDACCTGEKPGTVFCVPHEEVEELPSSEEANLHSIKWYHAVAIARHLLNGNYPKSIKVYLIEGKSFGIGEVLSEEVESAMKRLAERIIKEYSIEGGKVVELELKEDGYLIIPADVAERYLGGCMSVLVIPRGMHFTLLPLPTSAQGGLLLKRINKEGDRAVLLWELLPPGTPFGKKKAVWSDEEGGLVVSLI; encoded by the coding sequence ATGAGGAAGGTAGTTATAGTAGGATGCGGAAATCCTATACGCGGTGATGACGGGGTGGGTCCACGCCTTATAAGATACCTGTGGGAGCGCGGGCTCCCCCCACATATAAAACTCGTTGACGGTGGCACATCCGGTATAGATGTGGTGTTTCACATGGAGGGTGCTGACGAGGTGGTCTTTGTAGATGCCTGCTGTACTGGAGAGAAGCCGGGTACAGTGTTTTGTGTGCCACATGAGGAGGTTGAAGAGCTACCATCTTCTGAGGAAGCCAACCTTCACTCAATAAAATGGTATCACGCTGTAGCTATAGCCAGGCACCTCTTAAACGGAAACTATCCCAAAAGTATTAAGGTTTATCTGATTGAGGGCAAAAGCTTTGGCATAGGAGAGGTATTATCGGAGGAGGTGGAAAGTGCTATGAAGAGGCTTGCGGAACGCATAATTAAAGAGTACAGCATTGAGGGGGGTAAAGTGGTGGAGCTTGAGTTAAAGGAGGATGGGTATCTGATAATACCGGCTGATGTGGCGGAAAGGTATTTGGGTGGTTGTATGAGCGTGTTGGTGATTCCAAGAGGTATGCATTTTACACTGCTTCCACTACCCACGAGCGCGCAGGGTGGTTTACTCTTAAAGAGGATAAATAAAGAGGGTGATAGAGCGGTTCTGCTGTGGGAACTTTTACCACCGGGTACACCGTTTGGAAAGAAGAAGGCTGTGTGGAGTGATGAAGAGGGAGGACTTGTAGTTTCCCTAATTTGA
- a CDS encoding nickel-dependent hydrogenase large subunit yields the protein MATKQHLVIDPLARLEGDVRADVFVEDGHVADVQVEAVMFRGFEIILRGKDPLAGLIVTPRVCGICGGSHLYKACQALDTAWRTEVPPNAWHIRNIAQACETLQSVPRWYYAIFAIDFVNKNYAKSKLYDEVVRRWAPFVGTSYKIGLEVSALPVKVYAMFGGQWPHSSFMVPGGVMCAPQLDHITRAYALLERYRTEWLEKVWLGCSVDRWLENKTWDDVLKWLDENESHRNSDCGLFIRFCLENGLDKYGAGVNAFLACGTYIDPEFYPVSTIEGRNQALQSPSGVVYNGKYYIFDQMNVREDITHSYFEGSSMLHPWEGETVPLDPEVAKKQGKYSWAKSPRYLIDGKPVPLEAGPLARQVVAGYEEAKSACSASGCIEHAIDPLFKNIVSKIGPSVMVRVLARMHEAVKYYKWVKTWLAKVNFDDDRFYKKPKELPEGKGYGGTEAARGALQDWIVIENGKIKNYQIVTPTAWNIGPRDSKGQMGPIEKAIVGAPIKNPEDPIEVAHVARSFDSCLVCTVHVYDRKRGKELARYKLGTFK from the coding sequence ATGGCTACAAAGCAACACTTAGTTATAGACCCTCTTGCAAGGCTGGAGGGTGATGTTAGGGCTGATGTGTTTGTAGAGGATGGGCATGTTGCCGATGTCCAGGTGGAAGCTGTTATGTTCAGAGGCTTTGAGATAATCCTGCGGGGAAAGGATCCCCTTGCCGGACTTATCGTCACACCCAGAGTTTGCGGTATATGCGGTGGTAGCCACCTTTACAAAGCCTGTCAAGCCTTAGACACAGCGTGGAGGACAGAAGTCCCTCCAAACGCGTGGCACATAAGGAACATAGCACAGGCCTGCGAGACACTTCAATCGGTTCCAAGATGGTACTATGCCATATTTGCCATAGACTTTGTAAATAAGAACTATGCCAAAAGCAAGCTTTACGATGAGGTAGTTAGAAGGTGGGCACCCTTCGTGGGAACATCTTACAAGATAGGACTGGAGGTCTCCGCGCTTCCTGTGAAGGTATATGCTATGTTCGGTGGTCAGTGGCCACACTCCAGCTTCATGGTGCCCGGTGGTGTCATGTGCGCTCCCCAGCTTGACCACATAACTCGGGCTTATGCACTCCTTGAAAGGTACAGAACAGAGTGGCTGGAGAAGGTCTGGCTTGGATGCTCTGTGGACAGATGGCTTGAGAACAAGACATGGGACGATGTCCTCAAGTGGCTTGACGAAAACGAGAGCCACAGGAATTCAGATTGCGGACTCTTCATCAGGTTCTGCCTTGAGAACGGACTTGACAAGTACGGAGCTGGTGTAAATGCCTTCTTAGCCTGCGGTACTTACATAGACCCTGAGTTTTATCCGGTTTCCACCATAGAAGGCAGGAATCAGGCTCTTCAATCACCTTCCGGCGTAGTTTACAACGGCAAGTACTATATCTTTGACCAGATGAATGTAAGGGAAGACATTACCCACTCTTACTTTGAAGGCTCTTCTATGCTTCACCCGTGGGAAGGTGAAACCGTACCCCTTGACCCGGAAGTAGCCAAGAAGCAGGGTAAGTATTCCTGGGCAAAATCACCAAGATACTTAATAGATGGTAAACCCGTTCCTCTGGAAGCGGGACCTTTAGCAAGACAGGTAGTTGCAGGCTATGAGGAGGCAAAGTCTGCCTGCAGTGCCTCAGGATGCATAGAGCATGCCATAGACCCCCTCTTTAAAAACATAGTCAGCAAGATAGGACCGAGCGTAATGGTGAGGGTTCTGGCAAGGATGCACGAAGCGGTAAAGTACTACAAGTGGGTGAAGACATGGCTTGCCAAGGTAAACTTTGACGATGACAGGTTCTACAAAAAACCCAAGGAGCTTCCTGAGGGTAAAGGGTATGGAGGTACTGAGGCGGCAAGGGGTGCGCTCCAGGACTGGATAGTTATAGAGAACGGAAAAATAAAGAACTATCAGATAGTAACTCCTACCGCCTGGAACATAGGGCCCAGAGACTCCAAAGGACAGATGGGACCCATAGAGAAAGCCATAGTAGGTGCCCCCATAAAAAATCCGGAAGACCCCATAGAGGTAGCCCATGTAGCCAGAAGCTTTGACTCGTGTCTGGTGTGCACCGTTCATGTGTATGACAGAAAACGCGGAAAAGAGTTAGCCAGATACAAGTTGGGAACCTTCAAATGA
- a CDS encoding hydrogenase, which yields MATVLWLHGGACNGNTMSFLNAEYPSVCDLVTDFGIEILWHPSAGLEMGNQVQALLRDILAEKIPLDIFVFEGTVVLGPNGTGRYNMFAGRPMKDWVYELAHVAKFVVAVGNCACQGNIPAVPPNPTESTGLQFHKTKKGGFLGEHFVSRGGLPVINIPGCPAHYDWITQILVALAVGRASDIQLDEYNRPLTFFKTFSQTGCTRVQFHEWKISAEEFGQGTRKGCLFYELGCRGPLTHAPCNRILWNGVSSKQRSGHPCIGCTEFAFPWFDLAPGTIFKTQKVAGVIPKESVYEADKFTYMLHAVTARIAAPKWATEDIFVV from the coding sequence ATGGCTACAGTTCTATGGCTACACGGTGGTGCTTGCAATGGCAACACCATGTCTTTCTTAAATGCTGAGTACCCTTCCGTCTGCGACCTCGTTACTGACTTTGGCATAGAGATACTCTGGCATCCGTCCGCGGGGCTTGAGATGGGAAATCAGGTTCAGGCTCTTTTGAGGGACATACTCGCGGAAAAGATACCTCTTGACATCTTCGTCTTTGAGGGTACGGTAGTTCTGGGACCTAACGGGACTGGCAGGTACAACATGTTTGCGGGTAGACCTATGAAGGACTGGGTTTATGAGCTTGCTCATGTGGCAAAGTTCGTGGTAGCTGTTGGCAACTGTGCGTGTCAGGGAAACATTCCCGCTGTTCCCCCAAATCCTACCGAATCAACCGGCCTTCAGTTTCACAAGACAAAGAAGGGTGGCTTTCTGGGCGAACACTTTGTGTCAAGGGGTGGACTTCCAGTTATAAACATACCCGGCTGTCCTGCTCACTACGACTGGATAACTCAGATACTCGTGGCTCTTGCAGTGGGCAGAGCCTCAGACATACAGCTTGATGAATACAACAGACCTCTAACCTTCTTTAAGACCTTTTCCCAAACGGGATGCACCAGAGTCCAGTTCCACGAGTGGAAAATATCCGCGGAAGAGTTTGGACAAGGTACAAGAAAAGGATGCCTGTTTTACGAGCTTGGATGCAGGGGGCCGTTAACGCATGCACCTTGCAACAGGATACTCTGGAACGGTGTAAGTTCCAAACAGAGGTCAGGACATCCTTGCATAGGTTGTACCGAGTTTGCTTTCCCATGGTTTGACCTTGCACCTGGAACCATTTTCAAGACTCAGAAGGTGGCGGGTGTCATACCCAAGGAATCTGTTTACGAGGCGGACAAGTTCACTTACATGCTTCACGCGGTAACTGCAAGAATAGCAGCACCCAAGTGGGCAACCGAAGACATTTTTGTGGTTTGA
- a CDS encoding DUF1641 domain-containing protein — MSYHEQTLLEGLTVGEAKEQLSQLIDKLETINFLLSSLEELMQRTPFILESISSEVIRFREKFRESEDGIKNILELAYNAVDFLGKENLASLLNGLLEAYTEVKQHDYRTSITGIVRAMTDPDVQRALAFVLLTLKKMGMSMR; from the coding sequence ATGAGCTATCATGAGCAGACGCTTTTAGAAGGTCTGACTGTAGGTGAGGCAAAGGAACAGCTAAGTCAGCTCATAGATAAGCTGGAAACCATTAACTTCCTGCTCTCTTCCCTTGAGGAGCTTATGCAGAGGACACCCTTCATACTTGAGTCCATAAGCTCGGAGGTGATACGCTTCAGAGAAAAGTTCAGAGAATCGGAGGACGGCATAAAGAACATCCTTGAGCTTGCGTACAACGCTGTGGACTTTCTGGGGAAGGAAAACTTAGCCTCACTCTTGAACGGTTTGCTTGAAGCATACACGGAAGTTAAACAGCACGATTACAGGACGAGCATAACAGGTATAGTTAGAGCCATGACGGACCCGGATGTACAGAGAGCTTTAGCCTTTGTACTTCTGACTCTTAAGAAAATGGGCATGTCCATGAGGTGA
- a CDS encoding DUF1641 domain-containing protein gives MMENHYIFLRRPEDELVEAYFKKDENIRHLTTFLNSLDALAYFAEILHEYVESREDLSRYVHEREDRREAVKAGAEKLDFLIRELVGTLELGNLAHFARANYEAYEDTKKNPRRVGLLGIYRELRDPDVQLALGFVFTLLKRIAYLFKEK, from the coding sequence ATGATGGAGAACCACTACATATTCCTGAGAAGACCTGAGGATGAGCTTGTTGAAGCTTACTTTAAAAAGGATGAAAACATACGCCATCTTACCACCTTTCTCAACAGCCTGGACGCCTTAGCCTATTTTGCGGAGATACTGCACGAGTATGTAGAAAGCAGAGAAGACCTGAGCAGGTATGTTCACGAGAGAGAAGACAGAAGGGAAGCGGTAAAAGCTGGAGCGGAAAAGCTTGACTTTCTAATAAGGGAGCTTGTGGGTACCCTTGAGCTGGGGAATCTGGCACACTTTGCCAGAGCCAACTACGAAGCTTACGAAGATACCAAGAAAAACCCGAGAAGGGTTGGACTTCTGGGCATTTATAGAGAACTGAGAGACCCAGATGTGCAGCTCGCCTTAGGTTTTGTGTTTACCCTCCTAAAACGCATAGCTTATCTCTTCAAAGAAAAATAA
- a CDS encoding DUF4198 domain-containing protein, with product MKRFFLPLILSSLSMSHDLWVEREGSQYALYYGHLHPVQGEEKFIKYKPEDVLKFECVSSGGKPLQYKFEKSYPARLKGSCGAVLAVFSSGYWTKSVEGLKNLPKDRVQGAIEGWLSYESVKRIDSWSQELKKPLTDDLEIVPLENPLEAKVGDKLTFAVYYRGKPLKDAVVAYDEKPVGSTDDDGRINIRIKRKGLQLISTSVKEKADGVKADYVVKTANLSFEVK from the coding sequence ATGAAAAGGTTTTTTCTTCCCCTCATACTTTCCTCCCTTTCAATGTCTCACGACCTTTGGGTAGAAAGGGAGGGTAGCCAGTACGCTCTTTACTACGGACATCTGCATCCTGTGCAGGGTGAGGAGAAGTTCATAAAGTACAAACCTGAAGATGTGCTGAAGTTTGAGTGCGTTAGCTCAGGCGGTAAGCCTCTGCAGTACAAGTTTGAGAAGTCCTATCCTGCCAGGCTCAAAGGCTCTTGCGGTGCGGTGCTGGCTGTGTTCTCCTCAGGATACTGGACTAAAAGCGTAGAAGGTCTGAAAAACCTTCCCAAGGACAGGGTTCAGGGAGCTATAGAAGGTTGGCTTTCCTACGAAAGCGTAAAGAGGATAGACAGCTGGTCTCAGGAGCTAAAAAAACCTTTAACCGATGACCTTGAGATAGTACCTTTAGAAAATCCCCTCGAAGCTAAGGTAGGAGACAAGCTTACCTTTGCGGTTTACTACAGAGGAAAACCTCTGAAGGATGCGGTTGTAGCTTATGATGAAAAGCCGGTTGGTAGCACAGACGATGATGGAAGGATAAACATAAGAATAAAGAGGAAGGGCCTTCAGCTCATAAGCACCTCCGTTAAGGAAAAAGCTGACGGTGTTAAGGCGGACTATGTGGTAAAAACAGCAAACCTTTCTTTTGAGGTAAAGTGA
- a CDS encoding transporter, producing MTALLCCGLSFAHHGVAALGAASLEGPGAPLETSSSATLPEGSWLFYLKLDHVKWKKYSFQDFPDQKSTYDFWMYGLGYGVKPWLSLYLFVPYYVKKELKSINGDPTQGQYSYTNSDFADISLMAVLGFKYDRGFRLVPKKESLDDLMDWHFTLYGGLSLPTGNPNKYDRARDPKGEFEPDMSTGFGKPAITLGFTATKQLVSLPRLTFVFDTNYIKFFENTYNFRESPDAPRKKYKFGDEFRLNTALAYRLYTNAERKFRADALLEANFQYNQRDKEDGVKLEGSGGKILYGVLGTRLYYKNISAGLGVKVPVWKKLNEESQQQGAEGKEKYRLILTLSALF from the coding sequence ATGACCGCTCTTCTTTGCTGTGGTTTATCCTTTGCTCATCACGGTGTTGCCGCGCTGGGTGCTGCCAGTCTTGAAGGGCCGGGCGCTCCTCTGGAAACCTCAAGCTCCGCAACCTTGCCGGAGGGTAGCTGGCTCTTTTACCTGAAGCTGGACCATGTAAAGTGGAAAAAGTACAGCTTTCAGGACTTTCCAGACCAGAAGAGCACCTACGACTTCTGGATGTATGGTCTGGGCTACGGTGTAAAGCCGTGGCTTTCCCTTTACCTCTTTGTACCTTACTATGTGAAGAAGGAGCTCAAATCCATAAACGGCGACCCTACGCAAGGGCAATACTCTTACACCAACTCGGACTTTGCAGACATATCCCTCATGGCAGTTTTGGGTTTTAAGTACGACAGGGGCTTTAGGCTCGTTCCCAAAAAGGAGAGCCTTGATGACCTCATGGACTGGCACTTTACCCTTTACGGCGGTTTGTCTCTGCCTACGGGCAATCCTAACAAGTACGACAGGGCAAGGGACCCAAAAGGCGAGTTTGAGCCTGATATGTCCACAGGTTTTGGAAAGCCTGCCATAACTCTGGGATTTACCGCTACAAAACAGCTGGTTAGCTTACCCAGACTTACCTTCGTATTTGACACCAACTACATAAAGTTTTTTGAAAACACTTACAACTTCAGGGAGAGTCCGGATGCTCCGAGGAAGAAGTACAAGTTCGGTGATGAGTTTAGACTCAATACAGCACTGGCTTACAGGCTTTATACTAACGCGGAGAGAAAGTTCAGAGCGGATGCATTGCTTGAGGCAAACTTTCAGTACAATCAGAGAGACAAAGAAGATGGTGTAAAACTTGAAGGCTCGGGGGGTAAAATACTCTACGGCGTTCTTGGAACTAGGCTTTACTATAAAAACATCTCAGCAGGACTTGGTGTAAAGGTGCCAGTCTGGAAAAAGCTCAACGAAGAGAGCCAGCAGCAGGGTGCTGAAGGAAAAGAGAAGTACAGACTCATACTCACCTTATCCGCTCTATTTTAG
- a CDS encoding energy-coupling factor ABC transporter permease, giving the protein MHIPDGFVAPQVYVPAYLIDGLFLVYSFGKFRKALKEKTIPYIASLSLLSFVLMSVAVPLPGGTSVHSLGVASLSLLFGPWVAFLCVSLLLFLQAVVFGEGGITTFPINSIGMGLLGSFCAFYTYRVMRAFFSDKISLFLAGFLSTLFSALLIAVILGLHPHLFKDASGKPLYFPFGFSVVIPALLLPHIIVGVGEGILTYLVVEFLKGRVGYEG; this is encoded by the coding sequence ATGCACATACCGGACGGCTTTGTAGCACCGCAGGTTTATGTACCTGCATACTTAATTGACGGGCTTTTTCTCGTTTACTCCTTTGGAAAGTTCAGAAAGGCGCTGAAAGAAAAAACCATCCCGTACATAGCCTCTTTATCCCTTCTGTCCTTCGTGCTTATGTCTGTGGCTGTGCCTCTGCCCGGTGGCACATCCGTCCACAGTCTTGGCGTTGCGAGTCTTTCCCTGCTCTTTGGACCGTGGGTAGCTTTCCTGTGCGTGTCTCTCCTTCTTTTCTTGCAGGCTGTTGTCTTTGGAGAAGGAGGAATTACCACATTCCCTATAAATTCCATAGGTATGGGTCTTCTGGGTAGCTTCTGTGCCTTTTACACCTACAGAGTTATGAGAGCCTTCTTTAGCGATAAGATTTCTCTATTCCTTGCCGGTTTTTTATCCACCCTGTTTTCCGCTCTCCTCATAGCGGTAATTCTCGGACTTCATCCTCATTTGTTTAAGGATGCTTCCGGTAAGCCCCTCTACTTTCCCTTCGGTTTTTCTGTGGTCATACCTGCGTTGCTCCTACCCCATATAATAGTAGGTGTAGGGGAAGGCATACTCACCTATCTGGTGGTTGAGTTTTTGAAAGGGAGGGTAGGTTATGAAGGATAA
- a CDS encoding energy-coupling factor ABC transporter ATP-binding protein, whose protein sequence is MIELRGVYHSYDGEEVLRDINLTVKEGERVVLLGINGSGKTTLLKILNALILPQRGAYTYCGVRVDKSKLKDRDFVRSFRKEMVMLFQNPDVMLFNPTVYDELAFSLRQLGFEEKQVEERVLHWADRFDLIEHLDKPPFKLSGGQKQKLCLACLLVLEPKILLLDEPTANLDPRTTGWLIDLLYDLNITTIVSTHNLSLVPELGDRLVVLGEEHSIVYDGKIETFLRDEEKMLKAGLLHKHRHKHGDREHAHYHFHL, encoded by the coding sequence ATGATTGAGCTGAGAGGAGTCTATCACTCTTACGACGGTGAAGAGGTCCTGAGGGATATAAATCTTACGGTAAAGGAAGGTGAAAGAGTGGTACTGCTTGGAATAAACGGCTCTGGAAAGACTACACTTCTTAAGATTCTCAACGCTCTGATACTACCGCAAAGAGGTGCTTATACTTACTGTGGTGTAAGGGTGGATAAAAGCAAATTAAAAGACAGGGATTTTGTCAGAAGCTTCAGAAAAGAGATGGTGATGCTCTTTCAGAACCCTGATGTGATGCTGTTTAATCCTACCGTTTACGATGAGCTGGCTTTCTCCCTGCGACAGCTTGGCTTTGAAGAGAAGCAAGTAGAGGAAAGAGTACTTCACTGGGCTGACAGGTTTGACCTCATAGAGCACCTTGATAAACCACCCTTCAAGCTCAGCGGTGGGCAGAAACAAAAGCTCTGCCTTGCGTGTCTTCTTGTGCTAGAACCCAAAATACTGCTTCTGGATGAGCCTACTGCAAACCTTGACCCCAGAACAACAGGATGGCTCATAGACCTGCTTTATGACCTTAATATAACTACCATAGTCTCAACCCACAATCTGAGCCTTGTGCCAGAGCTTGGCGATAGGCTGGTAGTTCTCGGTGAGGAGCACAGCATTGTGTACGACGGTAAGATAGAGACATTTCTACGGGATGAGGAAAAGATGCTCAAGGCAGGACTTTTACACAAACACAGGCACAAACACGGCGATAGGGAACATGCTCACTATCACTTTCACCTATAA
- the def gene encoding peptide deformylase, with protein MRRLEILKYPDERLKIPSKEVSDFGKFFSEFLESLVFTMRSSPGCVGIAAPQVNVHKRVIVVDTSISKHKENKLSHGLLVLVNPIILQREGEIVIREGCLSVPDYTGNVKRHYWIKVSALDVKGNPVEFETEGFEAVVIQHEIDHLDGKVFLERLVSPKELFKRKVYR; from the coding sequence ATGAGGAGGCTTGAGATCCTTAAATATCCCGATGAACGCCTGAAAATACCTTCCAAAGAGGTATCTGATTTTGGGAAGTTTTTCTCGGAGTTTTTGGAAAGCTTGGTTTTTACCATGAGAAGCTCTCCAGGCTGTGTGGGAATAGCGGCGCCTCAGGTGAATGTCCATAAGAGAGTTATAGTAGTAGACACATCCATATCTAAGCACAAAGAAAACAAGCTCTCTCATGGACTTTTGGTTCTGGTAAATCCGATCATACTGCAGAGGGAGGGAGAGATAGTAATAAGGGAAGGGTGTCTGAGTGTGCCAGATTATACGGGCAATGTAAAGAGGCATTACTGGATAAAGGTATCCGCTCTTGATGTCAAGGGAAATCCTGTAGAATTTGAAACGGAAGGCTTTGAAGCTGTGGTGATCCAGCACGAGATAGACCATCTGGATGGTAAGGTGTTTTTAGAAAGACTTGTATCTCCTAAGGAGCTTTTCAAAAGGAAGGTTTATAGGTGA
- a CDS encoding glycine cleavage system protein R has translation MKFFILSIFGKDRPGIVAGVSEALYRLGLNIEDSSMTRLNGEFTIMLIVSSERNITSENILESLKDVKEKFHLFTLCKEVQKLDQKEHKPTELYRLVVFGSDKPGIVYSVSKLLAQMGINIYDLKTEKRGDLYVMIIQAESQEDVFEELSKKLDDIRESLRVDISLEREEEELL, from the coding sequence ATGAAGTTCTTTATACTTTCCATATTTGGAAAGGACAGACCGGGTATAGTGGCAGGCGTCAGTGAGGCGCTTTACCGTTTGGGTCTTAATATAGAGGACTCTTCTATGACAAGACTAAACGGTGAGTTTACCATAATGCTTATAGTAAGTTCGGAAAGGAACATAACTTCCGAAAACATACTGGAAAGTTTGAAAGATGTGAAGGAGAAGTTCCATCTTTTTACTCTCTGCAAAGAAGTCCAAAAGTTAGACCAAAAGGAGCATAAGCCCACGGAATTATACAGGTTAGTAGTTTTTGGTTCAGATAAGCCAGGCATAGTTTACAGCGTCTCAAAGCTTCTGGCACAGATGGGTATTAACATATACGATTTAAAAACGGAAAAGAGAGGAGACCTCTATGTTATGATCATACAAGCCGAATCGCAGGAAGATGTTTTTGAAGAGTTGAGCAAAAAACTTGATGACATAAGAGAAAGCCTCAGGGTTGACATAAGTCTTGAGAGGGAGGAGGAAGAGCTTTTATGA
- a CDS encoding NAD(P)-dependent oxidoreductase: MRIGFAGLGHLGKEIARRLISEGIELVVWNRTKEKALDLGVAIADTPADLIKQVDRVFLIVFDSQASEEVIFGKGGFVEGDVKGKTIIDMTTNHYAYAERAYQELKKYGAYYLDAPVLGSVVPAQKGQLVMLVGGDKEKYEENLPLFEKFCRKIYYVGKAGNGTKLKLINNIVLGGFMELLAEAIAIGELAGFDRELLISILSEGAGKSYILDVKKQKLLDEDFSTHFSVDLIYKDLHYAQDLLRDVKAFSFALQNVKEAYGKARSMGLGELDFSAVYKIFKKT, encoded by the coding sequence ATGAGGATAGGTTTTGCAGGATTGGGGCATTTGGGAAAGGAGATAGCCAGGAGGCTTATTTCTGAGGGAATTGAGCTTGTAGTTTGGAACAGGACAAAAGAAAAAGCTTTGGACTTGGGAGTAGCTATTGCAGATACGCCCGCAGACCTGATAAAGCAGGTAGATAGGGTGTTTCTTATAGTCTTTGATAGTCAGGCTTCTGAGGAGGTAATCTTTGGCAAAGGCGGGTTTGTGGAGGGTGATGTTAAAGGCAAAACCATCATAGATATGACCACCAATCACTATGCTTATGCGGAAAGGGCATATCAAGAGCTTAAAAAGTACGGAGCTTACTATCTTGATGCGCCTGTTTTGGGAAGTGTCGTGCCAGCTCAGAAGGGGCAGCTGGTGATGCTTGTAGGAGGTGATAAAGAGAAGTACGAAGAAAACTTACCTTTATTTGAGAAATTTTGCAGAAAGATTTACTATGTAGGTAAAGCGGGAAACGGCACAAAGCTTAAGCTCATAAACAACATAGTGCTGGGTGGGTTCATGGAGCTGCTGGCTGAAGCTATAGCAATTGGTGAGCTTGCCGGCTTTGACAGAGAACTATTGATAAGCATACTCTCTGAGGGTGCTGGCAAATCTTACATACTTGATGTCAAAAAGCAAAAACTGCTTGATGAGGACTTTTCAACACATTTCTCTGTTGACCTCATATACAAAGACCTTCACTATGCACAGGACCTTTTGAGAGATGTAAAAGCCTTCTCCTTTGCACTTCAGAATGTAAAAGAGGCATATGGCAAAGCAAGGTCAATGGGTCTTGGAGAGCTTGATTTTTCCGCTGTTTATAAAATATTTAAAAAGACTTAA